A region of the Corynebacterium endometrii genome:
GTCGCCGGTGACGTTGGCCGCAGTGCCAACGGAGTCGATCGCAATGTACGCCGCAATCATGAGGGCAACCATTGAGTCATCGAAGCCCATCTGCGCCTGCAGCAGACCCACGGCCACCATCACGGCGCCGCCCGGGACACCAGGGGCCGCAACCATGGAAATGCCAAGCATCAGAATGAAACCAATCACCTTGCCGATAGGCATATCCATTCCGGTCATGAACACGATCGCGAAGGCGTAGAGGGCCAGCTTGATCATCGAACCGGATAGGTGGATGGTTGCGCACAGGGGAATCACGAAGCCCGCTACCGGCTTGGAAATGCCCGCCTTGAGCGCGCATTCGTGGGTAACCGGGATAGTCGCCGCCGAGGAGGACGTACCCAGAGCGGTGAAGTAGGCAGGGGCCATGAGTTTGAGGACCCTGAAAGGGTTCTTCCCGGCGATGGCGCCCGCTACGACGAATTGGAACACCAGGTAGACCAGAGTCATGACAACGGCCAGGATGAGAACCTTAGAGAAGGCAACAAGGACGGAACCAAGATTGCCGTTGAGGCCAAGGCCCAGGAACATGCCAAAAATGTAGATGGGCAGAAGCGGAATCACAAACCCCCAGATGACCTTGATTACTACGCGCTCGATATCCTTCGTCACGCTGTAAAGGGTGTCAGACTTGACCAATGTCATGGCTACGCCGATGCAGAAGGACAGGAGCAGCGCGGTCATCACTTCGAATGGCGGCGGCATCTCAACGGAGAAATAAGGGGCCAGGGCGCCCTCATCGATGTCACTGACATTCGTGTCCAGGGTCTGACCAGATAGCAGAGTGGGGTAGAGCGTCAACGCGATGATGTAGGACAGCGCGCCGGCGAAGATTGTTGAACCGTAGGCGATGCCCGCGGTTATCCCCAGCCACTTACCCGCACCACGTCCCAGCCCCGCGATGGCTGGGGCGACGAGAGCAAAGATCAGTACCGGGATAAAGAAGTTCAAAAAGTTGCCGAAGAGACCGTTAAAGGTGACGAAGATTCTGCCGAACCATTCGGGAGCAAATAGGCTCACAATGATGCCCAGAATGATCGCCACCACGATGCGAAACAGCAACGAGCCGGTGATTTCTTTTAGTTTCATAACGTCACATTCCGTGTAGTGGAGTTGGGAACCGGCCAATGACCCTAGGGCTTGCATCGGATTGCGCACCGTAGACTGCCATGGACCGTGAACGAATAATACCGTTTTGATAGCCCACCGCGGCTTAGGAAATCACATTAGTAACAGCCGTCTCAGGAGATAAAGCGAATAGTAAGGGGAGAAAGTTCATATCCGGCCCGCCGAACACTAGACTGGGGGACATGGTCGCAGTCAGCATCGTTTATTTCGTAATCGCAGCAGTACTCATCATCGTTGGAATCATGGCTTCCATCCGCAAGCTTCCGGGCAATAGCATCATCGGCCTTCGCCTGAACGAGGTGCGCAAATCCAAGGAAACCTGGGATGTTGCACATGCAGTGGCGGGTCCGCTCTGGGCGCTTGCTGGCGTCAGTCTTGTATTCGGCGGCGTGGTTGCATGGACTGCACAGGGATGGATGTGGCTAATTCCTGTAGTTACCGCAATCGTCGCGGTGCTGGCTTTGTCCGCGGGTGGAAATCTGGGCGCCAGGGCAGCGCTTCTGCACGCAAGCCAAAACAACGACGAGGCAGGTGGCTGCGGTGAGGGCGGTTGCAATTGCGGCGATGGCGGATGCGGCTCCAGCGAACCGGCCCCTGAGGTGAACATGGACGCCCTTCGTGAGGCCGCCCGCAATGTGGATCGCGGATAAGTCTGGCGCAGATATGGTCTGGCACGCCGGGCAGCACGCGTGTCCGCCGAAGGAAAAGCGGCACAAGGACAGCTCAAAGGTTTAACACCGTGCCAACTTGAGGCATCTAATGTTGGGCCTAGCCAATAGTTGGTCAGAGCAGTAGGGGACAAAATGGAATGGCCCCGAGGCTGCGGAACAACAGCGATAGATCTCGGGTCAAGGTTCGCGGCCCGGGCACCCGGATATTGACACGGGGGAGAGGGGTGGCCGGAAGCGCCGCGCTCTATTCAATAACCATCACGGCGAAGCCTAGCGCCCCCTTGAGCCCTGACGGGACGGGCCCGGCGCAGCGCGAGAGCCTCTATCATTATCGTCACCGTGACTTTAATAATATCCGCTAATCCCCTTTAAAGCTTAACGTCACAGAAACGTCACACTACCACCCCTCGGTTCAGTGGCCGGTTGCAAACGTCAACCCCGGTACCGAGCCGCATGCACCGTATCCCACACTTGTTCGCCGGAAACAGGATAGGGGTGTGGCCGGCAAATCGGCGCGCGTAAGCGTGGAGGCATGCCACCGGCCCGACCCGAACCCAGAGGGTGCACCCTTCGGGCGGCACGCTCGGGCCAGGCACCCCGGACACCAGGGGGGTCTGGTTAGAAGCGGAAGCGGGGTAGGAAGCAGTGGCCCAGACGGCAACCATAAGCTCTACTGCAACGAAATGAGACTGCCAGGAAAATCTAAAGTTTCACGTGAAACAATGGTAATTCGTCCCATTCCGGCGTTCTCATAACGGGCTACGCCTGCCGCCCGGCTGTGAATGACGGCCGCCAAGGAATCTTTGCTGCATTCTTATTGCAACCTTCGCATGAGTTCGGGACACTTGAGTTATGACCACCTTCACCACAAAAAAGTTAGCACTTTCCACCCTGGCAGTCGCTGGACTCACACTGGCGGCATGCTCCAACGCAGAGGACGGGAACACGCAGCCCGCGACCCAGACGGTCACGGAGACCGCCACCGCAACCGAGAATGCGCAACAGACCTCGGAGGACGCCCCAGCGCAGGAAACCCAGGGCCAGCAGGATAACCAGTCCGGCAATTCTGCAACCTTCGATCAGGCGGCCATTCGCACGGCACTCGAGGGCGCGGGTTACAACTGCAATGGCGATGATTGCACAAAGGAAGAAAATGGGCTGCGCCTGGACATCGATTTCGAGAATGATTCGGTTGACACGCAGATCGAGGCGCTGCAGGACAACGCGGACGTTGAAGCCGGCTACGCCGCCGTGCTGGGCGACCTGGAGACCGCAATCGGCGATTTCGATTTCGGCGGCAACTCGTACGCGGACATCCGCTCCTGGGCTGAATCCAACGCCTCCGAACGGGATGCCCGCGAGACCTTCGGGGACTACGAGGTGCACCTTGAAAACGAGACCGATGACGGCCGCGCGGAGCGCTCCCTCGACATTGAGCATGTGCGCTCCTAATTAAACGAAGTTCACATCGGTTATCGGGACAACCGCGGCGGGAACGGGTATAAGCTGTACACATGGCTAATACTTGTTCCCGTCGTATGTTTTTGCTTGGCACCGGCACTACGTTAGCGGCGGCATATCTCGCGGCGTGCGGCAAGGAACCATCGGCGCAAATCGCCGCGAAGGAAATCCCGGTGGGCGGCGCGATCATGATCGATGAAGTGATTTTCGCGCAGCCACAGGAGGGCGTGTTCAAGGCATGGTCCCGCCGCTGCACGCACCAAAACCAGATGATCACCGAGGTAGAAGGCCTGACAGCCACGTGCACCGCACACTTTAGCCAATACAACCTAGAGGACGGCACCCCGATTCAGGGCCCCGCCCGTGGCCCGTTGCAGGAGTACGGCGTCAGCAACGACGGGGGAACGGTAGTAACCACCGCCTCCTAAGCGGTGAACTAGCCCCCGAAAGTTGGACTGGGTTAATTCTATACGGCTAGGGCCGCTAGGGTCTGACTCCGATACTCCATCGGTGTCAGACCCTTTATGCGTGCCTGCAATCGTTGAGTGTTGTACCAGAAGATGTAGTCATCAATGGCTACTGATAATTCTTCGGTACTGGCGAAGAGCTCACCGTGGAACATCTCGGCTTTAAGATGTCCAAAGAAATTCTCCATGACCGCATTGTCATAACAGTTGCCTTTACGCGACATGGACTGGATGCCGCCGCACGACGCAATAAGCTTTCGCCAACTCGAATGCTGGTAGTGGAATCCCTGATCAGTATGCACAATCAATCCTTCACCAGGGGTATGCCACGTTATCGCATCTGATAATGACTGTGCCGTCAACGCCGTAGACGGCGACGTACTCAACGTATGCGCCAAGATCGTGCGATCGTATAAATCCATAATCGGTGAAAGATAGAGCTTTCTACCTGCGACTTTAAACTCAGTTACGTCACTGACCCAGGCCGTATTCGGTGCATCTGGGGTGAAGTTACGACCCAAAATATTATCGGCTATCTTGCTGATGGTCCCCTTGTACGAGCTGTACTTAGTCGTTCGCCGAACCTTGGCTTTCCAACCGTTAGCATCCATGATCTTGTACACCAGCTTGTGGTTGACTTCAAAGCCTTGTTTGC
Encoded here:
- a CDS encoding dicarboxylate/amino acid:cation symporter, whose product is MKLKEITGSLLFRIVVAIILGIIVSLFAPEWFGRIFVTFNGLFGNFLNFFIPVLIFALVAPAIAGLGRGAGKWLGITAGIAYGSTIFAGALSYIIALTLYPTLLSGQTLDTNVSDIDEGALAPYFSVEMPPPFEVMTALLLSFCIGVAMTLVKSDTLYSVTKDIERVVIKVIWGFVIPLLPIYIFGMFLGLGLNGNLGSVLVAFSKVLILAVVMTLVYLVFQFVVAGAIAGKNPFRVLKLMAPAYFTALGTSSSAATIPVTHECALKAGISKPVAGFVIPLCATIHLSGSMIKLALYAFAIVFMTGMDMPIGKVIGFILMLGISMVAAPGVPGGAVMVAVGLLQAQMGFDDSMVALMIAAYIAIDSVGTAANVTGDASIAMIVDRFARKDNADIDSEDGAYQEVEDDSVEPSQT
- a CDS encoding SdpI family protein is translated as MVAVSIVYFVIAAVLIIVGIMASIRKLPGNSIIGLRLNEVRKSKETWDVAHAVAGPLWALAGVSLVFGGVVAWTAQGWMWLIPVVTAIVAVLALSAGGNLGARAALLHASQNNDEAGGCGEGGCNCGDGGCGSSEPAPEVNMDALREAARNVDRG
- a CDS encoding Rieske (2Fe-2S) protein, whose amino-acid sequence is MANTCSRRMFLLGTGTTLAAAYLAACGKEPSAQIAAKEIPVGGAIMIDEVIFAQPQEGVFKAWSRRCTHQNQMITEVEGLTATCTAHFSQYNLEDGTPIQGPARGPLQEYGVSNDGGTVVTTAS